The Ananas comosus cultivar F153 linkage group 7, ASM154086v1, whole genome shotgun sequence genome has a window encoding:
- the LOC109712910 gene encoding FAD synthetase, chloroplastic-like (The sequence of the model RefSeq protein was modified relative to this genomic sequence to represent the inferred CDS: added 78 bases not found in genome assembly) yields the protein MERGGGALVSSNLRAAAHHASPLLSHRPLLPPRPADPVRRRRRSLSAELRRLLPLFRSHCCLKEKNDLTMQKGFRISNFKVFTSYGSQASLSSEEVNKEKLLIDCGDDQECVLGGIVALGKFDALHIGHRQLAIHASKAGTPFLLSFIGMAEVLGWESRPPIVAKCDRKRVLSSWAPYCGNVAPLEYQVEFSKVRYLTPRQFVERLSKELRISGVVAGENYRFGYKASGDASELVRLCKEYGLSAFIVSPVMDKANRSYNGATTSINSSDKGQVSSTRVRHALAMGDIDYVTELLGRKHRLMLSLNEGCLSMEKRILAPRSCMLNQPPGDGMYENCDFLVNNELVGSCRVAINAENIDIELNDPSFWQENATKDGDIIGIEFG from the exons CGCCCTCTTCTCCCCCCTCGCCCCGCCGATCCCgtgcggcgccgccgccgcagcctctCCGCcgagctccgccgcctcctcccgcTCTTCAG GTCTCACTGTtgtttgaaagaaaagaatgatcttACCATGCAGAAAGGATTCCGGATATCAAATTTTAAGGTTTTCACCTCATATGGATCGCAAGCAAGCCTTAGTAGTGAAGAAGTAAATAAAGAAAAGCTCCTAATTGACTGTGGAGACGACCAAGAATGTGTACttg GAGGTATAGTTGCGTTAGGAAAGTTTGATGCCCTTCATATTGGTCACCGACAACTCGCAATACATGCATCGAAAGCCGGAACTCCTTTCCTTCTTTCATTTATCGGAATGGCAGAAGTTCTTGGCTGGGAATCCAG GCCCCCAATTGTTGCAAAATGTGATCGAAAGCGTGTTCTTTCTTCGTGGGCCCCTTATTGTGGTAATGTTGCTCCTCTCGAATATCAAGTTGAATTTTCAAAGGTTAGGTATCTTACTCCGAGGCAATTCGTTGAAAGGTTGTCCAAGGAGCTCAGAATAAGCGGAGTGGTAGCAG GTGAGAATTACAGATTCGGATACAAAGCATCTGGTGATGCATCGGAACTGGTGAGGCTATGCAAAGAGTACGGCTTGAGTGCATTCATTGTGAGCCCGGTCATGGACAAGGCAAATCGATCTTATAATGGGGCAACTACAAGCATCAATTCAAGTGATAAGGGGCAAGTATCTTCTACTCGAGTTCGCCATGCCCTAGCCATGGGCGATATCGATTATGTCACGGAATTATTGGGAAGAAAGCATCGTCTCATGCTATCCTTAAATGAAGGATGCCTCTCCATGGAGAAGAGAATTTTGGCCCCAAGATCGTGCATGTTAAACCAGCCACCAGGGGACGGCATGTATGAGAATTGTGATTTCCTGGTGAATAATGAATTAGTTGGATCCTGCAGGGTGGCTATTAATGCTGAGAACATCGATATTGAATTGAACGATCCAAGTTTTTGGCAAGAGAATGCAACTAAAGATGGTGACATTATAGGGATAGAGTTTGGTTGA
- the LOC109712909 gene encoding pentatricopeptide repeat-containing protein At1g59720, chloroplastic/mitochondrial-like, with amino-acid sequence MLSTLSSPSPPPPPSLPPPPPPPSSLPNLLKLSTSSSSSPSWFVLLRSYAHSPDPAHKRRSLLLFRRILLIHLPLASPSRPLRFSFPLALKSCAFLSALPEGSQLHALLTKLGLAPDTFVANSLVHFYASCGLLPLAHRVFDRIPARSRVSWNAIVDACVANAAHDAALALFRAMQRAAHPPDAFTLQSVLGACAASGALSLGMWAHALLLRAPGLGAAPVARDALINNSLVDLYAKCGAIDMARQVFDEMPQRDAASWNVLILGLAAHGRVAEALAAFADMPASARPNAITFVGVLSACNHAGLVDEGLRYLDLMITRFRIEPRLEHYGCVVDLLARAGRVDAALRVVAAMPRSPDAVIWRSLLDACAKTTTTTTTTTTTTNLHLTESLAERALQFKDEDPAASGAYVLLSRVYASAQRWNDVAVIRRLMTEHGIRKEPGFSSVEADDGVLHQFVAGDTSHPRSADVYKMLDEIQRRLESAGYEPDCSQATMVAGADGVKGNSLRLHSEKLAIAFALLHRSSSAGEGAPPIRILKNLRVCRDCHTMSKLISRVYSVEIIVRDRIRFHHFKAGSCSCMDYW; translated from the coding sequence ATGCTCTCCACTCTCTCCTCCccttcaccaccaccaccaccatctcttcctcctcctcctcctcctccctcctctctccccAACCTCCTCAAactctccacctcctcctcctcctccccctcgtgGTTCGTGCTCCTCCGCTCCTACGCCCACTCCCCCGACCCCGCCCACAAGCGCcgctccctcctcctcttccgccgCATCCTCCTCATCCACCTCCCCCTCGCCTCCCCATCCCGGCCCCTTCGCTTCTCCTTCCCCCTCGCCCTCAAGTCCTGCGCCTTCCTCTCCGCCCTCCCCGAGGGCTCCCAGCTCCACGCCCTCCTCACCAAGCTCGGCCTCGCCCCCGACACCTTCGTCGCCAACAGCCTCGTCCACTTCTACGCCTCCTGCGGCCTCCTCCCACTCGCCCACCGCGTGTTCGACCGCATCCCCGCCCGCTCCCGCGTCTCCTGGAACGCCATCGTCGACGCCTGCGTCGCCAACGCCGCCCACGACGCCGCCCTCGCCCTCTTCCGCGCCATGCAGCGCGCCGCCCACCCCCCGGACGCCTTCACGCTCCAGAGCGTCCTCGGCGCGTGCGCGGCCTCGGGCGCGCTCTCCCTCGGCATGTGGGCGCACGCGCTCCTCCTCCGCGCCCCCGGCCTCGGCGCCGCCCCCGTCGCGCGCGACGCCCTCATCAACAACTCCCTCGTCGACCTCTACGCCAAGTGCGGCGCCATCGACATGGCGCGCcaggtgttcgacgaaatgccccaGCGCGACGCCGCCTCGTGGAACGTCCTCATCCTCGGCCTCGCCGCGCACGGCCGCGTCGCCGAGGCGCTCGCCGCGTTCGCCGACATGCCCGCCTCCGCCCGCCCCAACGCCATCACCTTCGTCGGCGTCCTCAGCGCCTGCAACCACGCCGGCCTCGTCGACGAGGGCCTCCGCTACTTGGACCTCATGATCACCCGATTCCGCATCGAGCCCCGGCTCGAGCACTACGGCTGCGTCGTCGACCTCCTCGCGCGCGCGGGCCGTGTCGACGCGGCGCTCCGCGTGGTCGCCGCCATGCCCCGGAGCCCCGACGCCGTGATCTGGCGCAGCCTCCTCGACGCGTGCGCCaagaccaccaccaccaccaccaccaccaccaccaccaccaatcTCCACCTCACCGAGTCGCTCGCCGAGCGCGCGCTCCAATTCAAGGACGAGGACCCCGCCGCCAGCGGCGCCTACGTGCTCCTCTCGAGAGTCTACGCCTCCGCGCAGCGGTGGAACGACGTAGCCGTTATCCGCCGCCTGATGACCGAGCACGGCATCCGCAAAGAGCCCGGGTTCAGCTCCGTCGAGGCGGACGACGGAGTCCTGCACCAGTTCGTGGCCGGGGACACGTCGCACCCGCGGTCCGCCGACGTATACAAGATGCTCGACGAAATTCAGCGGAGGCTCGAATCGGCCGGCTACGAGCCCGACTGCTCGCAGGCGACGATGGTGGCCGGGGCGGACGGAGTGAAGGGGAATTCGCTGCGGCTGCACAGCGAGAAGTTGGCGATCGCGTTCGCGCTCCTCCACCGCAGCAGCTCCGCCGGAGAGGGAGCTCCTCCCATCAGGATCTTGAAGAACCTGAGAGTGTGCAGGGACTGCCACACTATGAGCAAGCTGATCTCCAGGGTTTATAGCGTGGAGATTATTGTGAGGGATCGGATCCGGTTTCATCACTTCAAAGCTGGTTCCTGCTCCTGCATGGATTACTGGTGA